The Longimicrobium sp. DNA segment ACCCCCGGGCGCGCGGTGCGTACGGACCTGCTGGCGACGGACAGCACGCGGATCGCCGGCGCCTTCAACATCGCCGCGACGGTCGCGCGGGCCAACGCGCTGGTCCGATCGGCGCAGCCCGGCGTAGTGCTTCCCAAGGTGGAGATCCGCTGGGACACGGCGTACGTGGGAGGCACCTTCTTCCGCCGCTCGCAGAACGCCGTCTTCGTCAACGGAAAGCGAGGCGAAGACAGCGACGAGTACGACGACCACGTGATCGCCCACGAGTACGGCCACTTCCTGATGGCGGCCTTTTCCAGCGACCCCAGCCCCGGCGGAGGCCACGGCTTCGGCGAGCGGCTGGACCCGCGGCTGGCGTGGTCCGAGGGGTGGGGCAACTTCTTCGGCGCGGCGGCCACGGGGGCCTCCCACTACATCGACACGGGGGTGATCCATGGCAAGCAGGCGGTGCTGCTGAACATGGACCTGGAGGTGGATGCGCCCAAGGACGACGCCCCCGGCATCTGGAGCGAGCACTCGGTGGGCTCGGCGCTCTGGGACTGGTACGACGCGGCGGGCGAGGAGGGAGATTCGGTGGCCTTGGGCTTCGGTCCCCTGTGGGCGGCCTTCACCGGGCTGGCCAGGGTGCCCGACGCCTACCTGCTTCGGTACGCCGAGGTGCTGGGCGCGCAAACGCGGCTGGCACGGCTGCTGACGGCCACGCTGCAGACGCGCGGGATCCGCTACCCCGTGGGCCAGGAGCCCCGCCCGCGCGAGCCGTTCCCCGAGCCGCTGGCGGCGGGAACCGCGGTGACGGGAACCGTGGACAGCCGCAGCACGCGGCGCAGCAACCTGTACCGCTCGTCGGCGCACTACGGGTTCACCGTGTCACAGGCGCGCCAGGTGACGATCACGCTCAAGATCCTGGAAGCGCGCGACGAGGACCACGCCGACCTGGACCTGTACCTGTTCGACGAGACCGGCGAGTCCGTCGCCGAATCGAACGCGGTGAACGGCGTGGGCGACAGCGAGCGCATCCAGCAGCAGCTGGAACCCGGCTACTACCGGGTGGAGGTGAGGAGCTGGAGCCGGGGCGGCTCGCCGCTCCCGGCCGGCGCCGCCCACCAGGGCACCTTTTCGCTGGTCGCGCGGTACTGAGCGC contains these protein-coding regions:
- a CDS encoding pre-peptidase C-terminal domain-containing protein, with translation MTPFPAGLLFRLRRNGALLLCAAASIAAASPAAAQSTPFRGTVLYEKVPAGPTGLRLDAPVRTPAAGVRVEVVASPSRRVLGSGFTDAAGAYTIPVELRGRQAVFVRALAQTENATVVREGDRMEFAMVAATATATPGRAVRTDLLATDSTRIAGAFNIAATVARANALVRSAQPGVVLPKVEIRWDTAYVGGTFFRRSQNAVFVNGKRGEDSDEYDDHVIAHEYGHFLMAAFSSDPSPGGGHGFGERLDPRLAWSEGWGNFFGAAATGASHYIDTGVIHGKQAVLLNMDLEVDAPKDDAPGIWSEHSVGSALWDWYDAAGEEGDSVALGFGPLWAAFTGLARVPDAYLLRYAEVLGAQTRLARLLTATLQTRGIRYPVGQEPRPREPFPEPLAAGTAVTGTVDSRSTRRSNLYRSSAHYGFTVSQARQVTITLKILEARDEDHADLDLYLFDETGESVAESNAVNGVGDSERIQQQLEPGYYRVEVRSWSRGGSPLPAGAAHQGTFSLVARY